A stretch of Aedes aegypti strain LVP_AGWG chromosome 2, AaegL5.0 Primary Assembly, whole genome shotgun sequence DNA encodes these proteins:
- the LOC5566801 gene encoding venom protease gives MLGEFDRFCAYVLLVFSTVIGNYAHSIIESESAGVSNGAGYRTGTPITAQESKSFYRISCPGLSECVALAECPELLLETARQCYRGDFSLSCGVNELEPHVCCPREPGGFNDRNTDVGCGKSIVQGDYYNGLGAYPFVARVGFKNTKTGSFIYPCSGSIIARQIILTSAHCALAKADSHRLSSVRIGDYDTRTDPDCGNTGFCAPAAINHAVSQIIVHPDYVDGQYHHDIALLVLKTPINYTVAAQPICLHRRRQDLTVGKRVHIIGWGKLSTSGTKSPELQSLEVPLTSWDQCVRAYSATGALQSTKSIEGEWMCAGGEGRDACLGFGGAPLIIRERDRYAQIGIMSFGAETCGALNMPSVYTSIAHYAHWIESNSPTTFV, from the exons ATGCTTGGTGAATTTGATCGTTTTTGTGCTTATGTCCTGTTAGTTTTCTCAACAGTGATCGGAAATTATG CTCACTCAATCATCGAAAGTGAATCGGCCGGGGTAAGCAATGGAGCTGGGTATCGCACTGGAACGCCCATCACGGCACAAGAATCAAAATCCTTCTACAGGATAAGTTGTCCAGGTTTGAGTGAATGTGTCGCTTTGGCAGAATGTCCAGAATTGCTGCTGGAAACGGCTCGCCAATGCTATCGTGGCGACTTTTCGCTGTCCTGTGGGGTCAACGAACTGGAGCCACATGTTTGCTGTCCACGAGAACCTGGTGGATTCAACGACCGTAATACTGATGTCGGATGCGGAAAAAGCATCGTTCAAGGCGACTACTACAACGGCTTGGGAGCATACCCCTTTGTGGCGCGAGTCGGATTCAAAA ATACAAAAACGGGGTCATTTATTTACCCTTGCTCTGGATCTATCATCGCCCGGCAAATCATTCTAACTTCGGCGCACTGTGCACTGGCCAAAGCCGATAGCCATCGATT ATCATCCGTCCGAATTGGGGACTACGATACACGCACCGACCCCGACTGCGGAAATACCGGATTTTGTGCACCAGCTGCCATTAATCACGCCGTTAGTCAGATTATTGTCCATCCGGACTATGTGGACGGCCAGTATCACCATGACATAGCACTGCTCGTGCTCAAAACACCGATCAATTACACGG TGGCAGCTCAACCCATCTGTTTGCACAGACGCCGGCAAGACCTAACCGTTGGAAAGCGCGTACATATCATTGGATGGGGCAAACTATCTACCAGTGGAACCAAATCGCCGGAACTGCAATCGCTAGAAGTCCCTCTGACGTCATGGGATCAGTGCGTGAGGGCTTACTCCGCCACGGGTGCCCTGCAATCTACCAAGTCCATCGAAGGCGAGTGGATGTGCGCTGGTGGTGAAGGTCGCGATGCATGCCTCGGCTTCGGGGGAGCCCCGCTAATCATCAGAGAACGCGACCGGTATGCCCAGATAGGAATCATGTCATTTGGAGCGGAAACGTGCGGTGCTCTCAACATGCCTAGCGTGTACACCTCGATTGCGCACTACGCGCACTGGATTGAGTCCAACTCGCCGACGACCTTTGTGTGA